The DNA region TAGCCCGGCTGCCAGTATCGCCGCAATCCGCGAGAGCTCAGATCCCCGTCGCCTCGTCCTCCCGCGCCGCGGCAACCACCGGCTTTACCTTGGATGTGAGGATCTTCTGGTAGAAGAGCCCGATACCGATCAGCACGAAGCCCAGGCCGATGAAGGACAACGCCCTCAGAACGCCTCCGAGATTGGCCATGTCGATCAGGAAGACCTTGGCGACGGTGACGATCACGATGACGGCCGAGGCGATGCGCAGGCTCCTGGCGTCGAAGCGAGACCCGAGCGCCAGCAGCCCAACCCCGATCGCAAGCCAGGCCACGGAATAGCTGTAGGTCTCCGCCTGCTCGAAACCCTTCCAGTAGGCGATGAACTCGCCCTGCCAGAAGCGCCGCACCGAAAGTGTCACCCAGGCGAAGCCGAGCAGAGTGCCGGAGCAGGCAAGGAGAATGACATAGGGCAGAGGCCGCTTGTCCCGGGCGTAGAAGGCCAGACCGGCATAGCCGAGGCCGGGGATGAGATAGCCGATCAGCATCAGGTTGATCAGCGGCCAGCTGCCGGTGCTCTCGCCCGTCACATACGGGTTGAGCGCGCCCAGATGCAGGCTCAGCACCTGCAGCACCGAGACGACGCCCGCGGCCATCGAGCCAGAGCGGAAGACGGCGCTCGGCGATTTCAGATCAAGCGTCATCAGGATGCCGGAGAGGCCAATGACCAGCAGCGTATAGATCGACTGCTCGCCAAGGGTCGGGGTGGAGGCATCGAGAACGCCTCCGTTCATCGCATGACGGACCAGGATGGCGATGGTCAGCAGGCCCATGAGGCTCGCCAGCCCCTGTAGCGCGTTCTTCACCCGCGCACCCGGCCAGCGGCGCAGCTCATAGGCTGACAGGATGGCGATCAGCGCTGGAACGCCGTAGCCGGCGAGCAACTGGTTGAAGAGGGGCGTGCGGCTGAGGGCGTCGGGGCCAACCAGCGTCGGATCCCAGGCGATGCGGAAGAGCACGCCGCAAAGGGCTGCGACCATGATCCAGGGCAGTCCGCTCCAGGGGCGCAGCCGTGTTGCCATCAGGTAGACGAAACCGAGGATGGCGAGCAGCAGCGTCGTGAAAAGCCCATCCGTCAGCGTATGCAGAGCGAGCGCATAGGCTGCAAAGCTGCCGAAGAGCAGCAGGTCGCGTGCTCGTCGCAGGCGTGGGCCAAGACCCGCGCGCTCCAGCCATTCCGCTGAGGCCAACAGCACGGTACCGGTCGCGAGTGCGAAAAGTCCATGGTGCCAGTCACCCCCGTAAACGCCGTAGAAGACGAAGCTGACGGTTGCGAGCAGAACCGGCATGACGCCGCCCAGTGCCGCCCAAAGGGTTGAGAAGACGGTGTCCACCGCGCCCCGGCGGCGGATGAAGGAAAGCCCGAGCAGGGTGAACAAAGCCCCCAGATAAAAGAGCAGCAGCACGATCACCCGGTCGAAGCCTGCAGCCGTCTCCGTGGAGACCCCCACGCCGTCAAGCACCGTCTGCACCTGCGTGATCATGTCGGTCTCGATGAGGGAGCCGATCAGGGCGCCGATGGCTGCGATCATCGTCGGCCAGAAGGCGCCTTGGCGCGCCGCACCGGCAGATGCCAGCACGGCGATCAATGAGGCAAAGCAAAATGTCGGAAAGATCCCGGTTGGTCCGGTGATTGCCAGCATGGCCAGCGACGGTATGAGCGCAGACAGCGCCATGGTGATGTCGAGCCCGAGCCGACCCGTTGCCATGCGGCGCCCCACGGCCTCCCAAGATAGCGGCTCATCCGCCACGTTGAGATCCGCTTCGGTATTGCCCGGCCAGATCATCACCCAGGCGGCGATCATCGCGATCAAGGACAGCGTCACCGGCGTCAGGTCACCGAGATCGAACAGCCCGATCAGCGCCCAGAGACCGAGGCCGACCTGGGCAAGCGCTGGTACGATTTGCCATCCGCGCATCCGCGAAGCGATCGCAGTGGCAACCTGAGCGACGGTGAGGAAGATGAACAGCGTCCACGGACTGGGGCTGTTCGAAGACACCAGGAGCGGCGTCAGCATGGAGCCGGCAAGGCCGAGCCCCGCCAGCGCCTGGCCGTGCAGCAGCGACAGGCCGAGCACGGCAAAGGCGGTGAGCGCCAGGAGCACGAAGGCGGTGGCCGGTCCGATGAAATCGTAGATCCCATGGGCCGCGTATATCGCGCCGAAAAGGGCAACCGCACCGGCAGCCGTGAGAATCCCGGGCACCATGGCATTGGCATAAAGGGCTGTCGCCTGCGGCAGCGCCTTGCGCCGAACCAGTTCGCCGGCGGCCATCAGCAGCAGGCCGAAGAGCGCAGCGAGTGACAACCGGACGCCGGGGCCGAGCAGCCCGCTCTCGATCGAGTAACGCACGAGGAAGACGCCGCCCAGCGCCAGCGCCAGCCCACCGGCCCAAACCGCCCAGCGTGCGCCGAGGAGGTTTTCCAGGCTTTCGGCCGGTGCCTTTGGCACAACCGATTCTGCGGGTGAAGAGGACACCGTCCCGTCCAATCCGGCCCGAGCAGCGATTGCGGGCGCGTCTTTGGATGCAGGTTCGCCAAGGCTATCAACAGGCATCGCCTCGGGAGCGGTGATGATCTCGGCAGATGCATCCGCCCGGGCCGCGTCCTCGCCAACGTCCACTGCTGCGGCAGGATTCTCCGCCGGTAGCGGCGACATTTCGCCTTGTCCGAGCCGTAGCAATTGTTCGCGCACCGCGCCCAACTCCTGCTCCAGGCGGTCGATCCGCTTGGCCGAGCCGCGCATGCTGAAGAAGAGAATGCCAATCAGAATCAGCGGCAGGATTTCGAACATCGGACCCCCGGGTGTCGACGGAATGTCCCGAACTCTAATCGTTTTCGCGGCAAGGGGAAGCGTAGTGCGTCACGGCGCAACCGCAGAAGCCGAGTGAAGACCAATCAGAAGGCGGCCTTGCAATCCGACCCGAAACTTTCTAAATCGTGTCCACCGGCACCTGCCGGTTTTCTTTGGCTCTTATTATGCTCAAAATGAGCATAAATCGGGAGGAGGTTACCATGGAACTGCAAGTCGACCGCGATGCTGGCCGGAAAAAGCAGTCAGCGGCGGATCGTTTTGGCTCATGGGAGCGCCCTGACCTCCGCTACACGCCCGCAGTCGCCAAGGAAACCGCGCATCTTTACGAGCGTGTCCGCGACTTCATCCCGGAAATCGAATGGCCGGTCTTTGCGCCCTATATCCACGCCATCAACCGCGTGAAGAAGGAGCGCGGCGCAGTCATCCTGGCGCACAATTACCAGACGCCGGAGATCTTCCACTGCGTCGCCGACATCAAGGGCGATTCGCTGCAGCTCGCCCGCGATGCCGTCAGCGTCGATGCCGAGATCATCGTCCAGTGCGGCGTGCATTTCATGGCGGAAACGTCGAAGCTGCTCAATCCGCAAAAGACGGTGCTGATCCCCGATGGTCGCGCCGGTTGCTCGCTGTCGGAATCGATCACCGGTGCCGATGTCCGCCTGCTGCGCGAGCGCTACCCCGGCGTGCCCGTCGTCACCTATGTGAACACCTCGGCCGAGGTGAAGGCCGAGACCGACATCTGCTGCACCTCGGCCAATGCCGTCGATGTGGTCAACAGCTTCGACAGCGATACGGTACTCTGCATCCCCGACGAGTATCTGGCGATGAACGTCGCCAACCAGACGACGAAGAAGATCCTCACCTGGAAGGGCCATTGCGAGGTGCATGAGCGCTTCACCGCGGACGAACTCCTGGAATACAAGCGAGCCGATCCGCGCATCGAGATCGTTGCCCATCCGGAATGTCATCCGAGCGTGCTGGCCGTGTCGGACTATGCCGGCTCGACCAAGGGCATGATCGACTACGTCAAGACGAAGCGTCCGGCTCGTGTCCTCCTGGTCACCGAATGCTCGATGGCCTCCAACATCCAGTCCGAAGTCCGTGACGTCGATTTCGTCAAGCCGTGCAACCTCTGTCCGCACATGAAGCGCATCACCCTGCCGAAGATCCTCGACAGCCTGCTTTTCATGACGGAGGAAGTGACGGTTGATCCCACGATTGCAGGCCGCGCAAGGCTTGCGGTCGAGCGGATGATCAATCTGAAGAACTGAGGCAGTGCTGCCAGCCGGGGAGGGCTGAATGCCGACCAACCTTGACTCTATCCGCCCGCAATCCTGGCAGGGCATCGACGACATCGTCATTGTCGGTGGCGGGCTTGCCGGTCTCTTCTGTGCGCTGAAACTGGCACCGCGCCCGGTCACCGTGCTCGCGGCGGCACCGATCGGGCAGGGTGCATCGTCTGCCTGGGCGCAAGGCGGCATTGCCGCTGCGATGAGCCCCGGCGACAGTTTTGACAAGCATCTCGCCGATACGGTCGCGGCCGGTGCCGGTCTGGTCGAGGAGAAGATCGCCCGGCTGATGATTTCGGAAGGTCCGGATCGCATTCATGATCTGCTCGCTTACGGCGTACCCTTCGATCGCGATCTCGAAGGCCATCTGCTGCTGTCGCGCGAGGCCGCCCATTCCGAACGCCGCATCGTCCGTGTCGCAGGCGATCGCGCCGGCGGCGCGATCATGGAGGCGCTGATCGCAACCGTTCGCCGCACGGCCTCAATCCGAGTGATGGAAGGCTATGTCGTCGAGGAGCTCATTGCCGAGGGACGTTTCGTCTCCGGTGTCGTGGCGCGTCCCGATGCCGGCCAATCGACGGCGCGCGTCGCGTTTCCGGCCCGCGCCGTCGTGCTCTGCTCCGGCGGTGTCGGCCACCTCTATGCCGTGACCACCAATCCGGCCGAGGCGCGGGGAACCGGCGTCGGAATGGCCGCCAAGGCCGGCGCCGTCATAGCCGATCCCGAATTCGTCCAGTTCCACCCGACAGCGATCGACATCGGTCATGACCCCGCACCGCTCGCGACCGAAGCCCTGCGCGGTGATGGCGCTGTTCTCGTGAACCGCGCCGGCCATCGTTTCATGACGGATCTGCATCCGGACGCCGAACTCGCCCCCCGTGATATCGTTGCGCGCGGCGTCTTTGCCGAAGTCGCTGCCGGGCGCGGTGCTTATCTGGATTGCACCAAGGCCGTCGGCAAGGATTTCGCCGCGCATTTTCCGACTGTCTACGCCTCCTGCATGGCCGCCGGAATCGATCCCGTAACGCAGGCCATCCCGGTCGTGCCCGCGGTCCATTACCACATGGGCGGCATTGCCGTGGATGCTGATGGCCGCACCTCGCTCGATGGCCTCTGGGCCGCTGGTGAAGTCACCTCGAGCGGTGTCCATGGCGCCAACAGGCTCGCTTCCAATTCGCTTCTCGAAGCCGTCGTCTTTGCCGGGCGCATTGCCGATAGCATCAAGGGCATGCTGCCAGAATCCTCGCTCTATGAATGGCCGAAGGCTGCCGGCGAGAATGACGATCTCGTCACACTGGAAGACAGTGCTCAGTTGAAGGAACTGCGCCGATTGATGAGCATGCATGCCGGCGTCATCCGCAATGCAGAGGGCCTTAAAACCCTGATCCGAGAACTGGCCCGGCTGGAGCGGGAGCGGCCGCGCGTGCGTTTCTCCAACATCACCGCGACCGCGAAGCTGATTGCCGTCGGAGCCCTCCAGCGCGCAGAAAGCCGGGGTGCACAGATGCGCTCGGATCATCCGAGGATGGATGACGCTTTCCACCGTCGCACCTATTTGACACTGCGCGAAGCCGATCGCATCGCAGCCGAATTTATCGGCTGATCGGAAAGGGACAGGACCATGACGAAGACCGAGAGCTTCCGCCCGCAACTGTCGCCGCTGATGGTTGAGGATCTCGTGCGGACCGCCCTGCTCGAGGACCTTGGCCGTGCCGGCGATATCACCACCTATGCGACGATCGGCCCAAAGAAGACGGCGCGCATGACGATCAACGGTCGTGATCCGGGCGTGGTCGCCGGCCTCGTTCTGGCCGAGACCGCATTCCGGCTCATTGATCCGTCCGTGCGCTTCGAAGCCTTGGTGGCGGATGGCGATCGCGTCTCGCCCGGCCAGCCGCTCGCGCGCGTCGAAGGCTCCGCCCGGGCGGTGCTGTCGGCGGAACGGGTCGCGCTCAATTTCCTCATGCACCTTTCCGGCGTAGCAAGCTACACGGCCTGCTTCTCCGACGCGATTGCCCATACGAAGGCACGCGTGACCTGTACGCGCAAGACGCTGCCGGGCTTGCGGGCGGTGGAGAAATACGCGGTCCGCCTCGGTGGCGGCTCGAACCACCGCTACGGCCTCGACGATGCGATCCTGATCAAGGACAATCACATCGCTGTCTGTGGCGGCGTGGCCGAGGCTATCCATGCTGCCCGCGCCTATGCCGGGCATCTGGTCAAGATTGAAGTGGAAGTGGACAGTCTTCATCAGATGCGTGAGGCGCTTGACGCCGGTCCCGACGTTATCCTGCTCGATAATATGACGCCGGATACGTTGTTTGAGGCCGTAGAGATGAACCGGCAGCACCATGCCATGGCGCCAGAGATTTACGCGTCCGGTCGCAACCGCACCATCTTGGAAGCATCGGGCAATGTCACGCTGCAAACCGTCCGCACCATCGCCGAGACGGGCGTCGATTTCATCTCGACATCCAAGATCACCATGGCCGCCCCGACAATGGATATTGGATTAGACTCAGTCTTGGTCTGAGATTGCCAAAAACTTTGCTTGCATTGTTCCGGTGTCCTGCAGTGGACGAAGTTTTGATTCAGAAGTTCATCAAATTTTCCATAGGCTTGACGTATATAAGTCAAACCTTCGATAGTTATTACCCATGATTAATAGTTTTGACCACTTTTCGAGAATCTCTTACCCCGAAAACGTTCCCGGTTGAGTTGAGCGTACGGCGAATTTTGGGGTTTCAATTTATCGTCGGGGGTTTCATGACGAGCATCATTTCTTCATCCGGAAGCAGTGCAGCCGGGCGGGTGTCGGTTTCAAGCCTGGACACCAATGGCGACGGCATCATTAGTGCCGAGGAATTGGAGGCCGCGAAGTCCAACCGCAGCCAGGATCCAACCGTTTCGAGTGACAATGCGGCAAGTAGTACACAGTCCCAGTTGCAGAGCAGCATGATTTCCATGCTTCTGCAATCGTCTGCAACGCAGACCGAGGGTGAAGCGCCGCGGGATGCACGCGATCTTTTCAGCGCGATCGACGCTGATGGCGATGGCAAGATCACCCAGGACGAGTTCGTCGCGGCTCGGCCTGAGGATATGAGCGAGGAAGAGGCGACAACCCGTTTCGGCGAACTCGACAGCGAAGGCTCCGGCTTCCTGACCGAAGATACATTTACAGCCGGCATGCCGCAGCCGCCCGAAGCGATCGAGGCCGACGGCACGAGCGGCGCGGACGATGAAACGGTCAGCATTTTTGACATTCTCGCCGAAATGCAGCGCGTCATCGACGCCTATCGCGAGAACGGTTCCGAGGCATCCGAGGTCTAAGATCTCGCGAAGGTTCGGGCCTCGTTCGGCACCTGGCAGACTTGTGGCGGCAAGCAGCCTAGGCTTGTGGGCGAGGTCCGTTCTCCAGCTTCGGCATCCGAGCCGGCCCGGCGGGCGCGGCTTCTTTCGGATCTGCATGATAGGTGACCTGCGGATAGGGGATCGAGATGCCCTTCTGGTCGAAGGAAGCCTTAACCTTCTTGATCATCTCGCGGGATGTCGGCCAGAAATCAGACGCCTTGGTCCAGTACCACATGGTCAGCACCACCGAACTGTCGCCCAGTTGATCGACATGGGTCGCAACGGCGGGATCAGCAAGAACGCGCGGGTCCGCCTCGGCATGATCGCGCATGATTTTTTCTGCAACATCGATATCGTCCTCATAGCCGATCCCGACCTTGAGTTCGAAGCGGCGTGTCTGGTGACGGCTGAAATTGGTGATCGGTACGTTCCACAAGATGGAATTCGGCGCCAGCCGGTAGAGCCCGTCGGGCGTGCGAAGCTCGGTGGCAAAGAGGCCGATTTCGACGATCGTGCCGGAAATCGAGCCGGTATCGATGTATTCGCCCACCCGAAACGGTCGGAGCACCAGTAGCATAATGCCGGCGGCGATGTTCTGCAGCGTCCCCTGCAGCGCAAGGCCGATGGCAAGGCCGGCAGCACCCAGCGCGGCAATGATCGAGGCCGTCTGCACCCCGAACTGGCCGAGCACCGTGACCAAGACGAGGATCAGCGACGCGTAACGCACCACATTGGCGAAGAAGCGGGCAAGCGTTTCATCGATCCCGTGTAGCTGCAAAAGGCCCAGATGGGTCCACCGGCTCAAGAGCCGCGACACCCACCAGCCAAGTGCCAGAAGCAGAAGTGCGCCGAGAATGGAAAACGAATATTCCACCGCCAGCCGGCCCACCTGGGCCAATGCTGCCTGTGATGCGAGAATGACTTCGCTTGCCTGCTGCTCCATGCCATCTTTCCCGTGACGTTGCTGTTACGGGCTAGATGGGGCAGATGCCGTAGCGGTCAACCGCCGGAACGGCTGCCGAGTTTCAGTCCGGGTGCAGGACGCTCTTCAAGAATCTGCCGACGGAAGCGGAAAAGGGCGGCCGGACGCCCGCCCGTCGCAGCCTCGGTTGCACCGGTTGCCTCGACCAGTTCGGCACCTTCCACCAGCCGGCGAAAGTTCTGTTTGTGCAGGTGCCGGCCGGAGATCGCCTCAACCGTGGCCTGGAGCGCGGTCAGGGTAAATTTCGGCGGCATCAGTTCGAAGACGACAGGTCTGTACTTGATCTTGCTGCGCAACCGGGCGAGCGCCGTTGCCGCAATGCGCCGATGGTCGTAGCGCATCGGTCGACCGAGCGGAACGGAGATGCGCCGATCGGCGACCCGTCCATCGGAAACGGCCTCGTCCAGAAGCCCCGCTTCGTAGAGAAGTTCATATCGCTCCAACACCCGTTCCTCGTCGAACGGGAAATCGTCGAGCCCGAAAGCGAGTTTGAGCCGCGAGTGCCGGGAAATCGCGGGACCGTCCGCCGTGTCAAGCCGAGGCTCGTCCGCCCAGGCGCGCAAGG from Rhizobium glycinendophyticum includes:
- the nadA gene encoding quinolinate synthase NadA, encoding MELQVDRDAGRKKQSAADRFGSWERPDLRYTPAVAKETAHLYERVRDFIPEIEWPVFAPYIHAINRVKKERGAVILAHNYQTPEIFHCVADIKGDSLQLARDAVSVDAEIIVQCGVHFMAETSKLLNPQKTVLIPDGRAGCSLSESITGADVRLLRERYPGVPVVTYVNTSAEVKAETDICCTSANAVDVVNSFDSDTVLCIPDEYLAMNVANQTTKKILTWKGHCEVHERFTADELLEYKRADPRIEIVAHPECHPSVLAVSDYAGSTKGMIDYVKTKRPARVLLVTECSMASNIQSEVRDVDFVKPCNLCPHMKRITLPKILDSLLFMTEEVTVDPTIAGRARLAVERMINLKN
- a CDS encoding DUF2339 domain-containing protein produces the protein MFEILPLILIGILFFSMRGSAKRIDRLEQELGAVREQLLRLGQGEMSPLPAENPAAAVDVGEDAARADASAEIITAPEAMPVDSLGEPASKDAPAIAARAGLDGTVSSSPAESVVPKAPAESLENLLGARWAVWAGGLALALGGVFLVRYSIESGLLGPGVRLSLAALFGLLLMAAGELVRRKALPQATALYANAMVPGILTAAGAVALFGAIYAAHGIYDFIGPATAFVLLALTAFAVLGLSLLHGQALAGLGLAGSMLTPLLVSSNSPSPWTLFIFLTVAQVATAIASRMRGWQIVPALAQVGLGLWALIGLFDLGDLTPVTLSLIAMIAAWVMIWPGNTEADLNVADEPLSWEAVGRRMATGRLGLDITMALSALIPSLAMLAITGPTGIFPTFCFASLIAVLASAGAARQGAFWPTMIAAIGALIGSLIETDMITQVQTVLDGVGVSTETAAGFDRVIVLLLFYLGALFTLLGLSFIRRRGAVDTVFSTLWAALGGVMPVLLATVSFVFYGVYGGDWHHGLFALATGTVLLASAEWLERAGLGPRLRRARDLLLFGSFAAYALALHTLTDGLFTTLLLAILGFVYLMATRLRPWSGLPWIMVAALCGVLFRIAWDPTLVGPDALSRTPLFNQLLAGYGVPALIAILSAYELRRWPGARVKNALQGLASLMGLLTIAILVRHAMNGGVLDASTPTLGEQSIYTLLVIGLSGILMTLDLKSPSAVFRSGSMAAGVVSVLQVLSLHLGALNPYVTGESTGSWPLINLMLIGYLIPGLGYAGLAFYARDKRPLPYVILLACSGTLLGFAWVTLSVRRFWQGEFIAYWKGFEQAETYSYSVAWLAIGVGLLALGSRFDARSLRIASAVIVIVTVAKVFLIDMANLGGVLRALSFIGLGFVLIGIGLFYQKILTSKVKPVVAAAREDEATGI
- a CDS encoding L-aspartate oxidase, producing MPTNLDSIRPQSWQGIDDIVIVGGGLAGLFCALKLAPRPVTVLAAAPIGQGASSAWAQGGIAAAMSPGDSFDKHLADTVAAGAGLVEEKIARLMISEGPDRIHDLLAYGVPFDRDLEGHLLLSREAAHSERRIVRVAGDRAGGAIMEALIATVRRTASIRVMEGYVVEELIAEGRFVSGVVARPDAGQSTARVAFPARAVVLCSGGVGHLYAVTTNPAEARGTGVGMAAKAGAVIADPEFVQFHPTAIDIGHDPAPLATEALRGDGAVLVNRAGHRFMTDLHPDAELAPRDIVARGVFAEVAAGRGAYLDCTKAVGKDFAAHFPTVYASCMAAGIDPVTQAIPVVPAVHYHMGGIAVDADGRTSLDGLWAAGEVTSSGVHGANRLASNSLLEAVVFAGRIADSIKGMLPESSLYEWPKAAGENDDLVTLEDSAQLKELRRLMSMHAGVIRNAEGLKTLIRELARLERERPRVRFSNITATAKLIAVGALQRAESRGAQMRSDHPRMDDAFHRRTYLTLREADRIAAEFIG
- a CDS encoding EF-hand domain-containing protein; protein product: MTSIISSSGSSAAGRVSVSSLDTNGDGIISAEELEAAKSNRSQDPTVSSDNAASSTQSQLQSSMISMLLQSSATQTEGEAPRDARDLFSAIDADGDGKITQDEFVAARPEDMSEEEATTRFGELDSEGSGFLTEDTFTAGMPQPPEAIEADGTSGADDETVSIFDILAEMQRVIDAYRENGSEASEV
- the nadC gene encoding carboxylating nicotinate-nucleotide diphosphorylase gives rise to the protein MTKTESFRPQLSPLMVEDLVRTALLEDLGRAGDITTYATIGPKKTARMTINGRDPGVVAGLVLAETAFRLIDPSVRFEALVADGDRVSPGQPLARVEGSARAVLSAERVALNFLMHLSGVASYTACFSDAIAHTKARVTCTRKTLPGLRAVEKYAVRLGGGSNHRYGLDDAILIKDNHIAVCGGVAEAIHAARAYAGHLVKIEVEVDSLHQMREALDAGPDVILLDNMTPDTLFEAVEMNRQHHAMAPEIYASGRNRTILEASGNVTLQTVRTIAETGVDFISTSKITMAAPTMDIGLDSVLV
- a CDS encoding mechanosensitive ion channel family protein; protein product: MEQQASEVILASQAALAQVGRLAVEYSFSILGALLLLALGWWVSRLLSRWTHLGLLQLHGIDETLARFFANVVRYASLILVLVTVLGQFGVQTASIIAALGAAGLAIGLALQGTLQNIAAGIMLLVLRPFRVGEYIDTGSISGTIVEIGLFATELRTPDGLYRLAPNSILWNVPITNFSRHQTRRFELKVGIGYEDDIDVAEKIMRDHAEADPRVLADPAVATHVDQLGDSSVVLTMWYWTKASDFWPTSREMIKKVKASFDQKGISIPYPQVTYHADPKEAAPAGPARMPKLENGPRPQA
- a CDS encoding NUDIX hydrolase; amino-acid sequence: MSAAADIEIGLNAAIVAIADGQPRLLVVPAGPGALDALPFGPFHPTLHRTMEVSLRQTVEAQTALQLGYIEQLYTFGDRGRHSMPGDSGPHVVSVGYLALTRLEAEGAARLETSGAAWRDWYGFLPWEDWRQGRPALIDQFILPALRAWADEPRLDTADGPAISRHSRLKLAFGLDDFPFDEERVLERYELLYEAGLLDEAVSDGRVADRRISVPLGRPMRYDHRRIAATALARLRSKIKYRPVVFELMPPKFTLTALQATVEAISGRHLHKQNFRRLVEGAELVEATGATEAATGGRPAALFRFRRQILEERPAPGLKLGSRSGG